A genomic region of Trichothermofontia sichuanensis B231 contains the following coding sequences:
- a CDS encoding glycosyltransferase, whose protein sequence is MRTPPDTLPLELTPGAGPLSEGPEGRPTSPVLELVICTYNNAAMLAGALAAIAAQRVSEAQAWGVLVVNNNCTDHTVAVVTQAQQTGNIPQLRMVTETRQGLTPARLCGVQHTTAPWIAFVDDDCFLQPDWVAHALEFAAQHPTCGAFGGRVTLAWETPPPAYVLNFTYAFAEQELGPEAKPVSWLVGAGMVINRAALVAVGWTERQLLADRVGKQLVSGGDMEIALRLAAHYELWYTPHCQLLHQIPRQRTHDDYLLKINYGLGGSQLFVSSLQWGRSYPAWVWASLREAWRQTAYYGKRWLKAAIAQESTREATISLCFWWGYWVGIWRLFTLNPQKRQQLLGSAKPPC, encoded by the coding sequence ATGAGGACGCCGCCGGATACCCTCCCGCTAGAGCTAACCCCTGGGGCCGGTCCTTTATCTGAGGGGCCAGAGGGGAGGCCGACGTCACCGGTGCTGGAACTGGTGATTTGCACCTATAACAATGCGGCGATGTTGGCAGGGGCACTGGCTGCGATCGCGGCCCAACGGGTCTCCGAGGCGCAAGCGTGGGGTGTGCTGGTGGTCAACAATAACTGTACCGATCACACGGTTGCAGTGGTTACCCAGGCCCAGCAAACGGGCAACATTCCCCAGCTGCGGATGGTGACTGAAACACGCCAGGGATTAACTCCCGCCCGCTTGTGTGGCGTGCAACACACCACTGCCCCCTGGATTGCCTTTGTCGATGATGATTGTTTTTTACAGCCTGATTGGGTCGCCCATGCCCTTGAATTTGCCGCCCAGCATCCGACCTGTGGTGCCTTTGGGGGTAGAGTGACGTTGGCCTGGGAAACGCCCCCACCGGCCTATGTGTTGAACTTCACCTATGCCTTTGCCGAACAGGAGCTAGGACCGGAAGCGAAGCCGGTGTCCTGGTTAGTGGGGGCGGGAATGGTCATCAACCGGGCGGCCCTAGTGGCCGTGGGTTGGACGGAACGACAGTTGCTTGCCGATCGCGTCGGTAAACAGTTGGTATCGGGGGGCGATATGGAAATTGCCCTACGCTTGGCGGCCCACTATGAACTGTGGTATACCCCCCACTGTCAGTTATTGCACCAGATCCCGCGCCAACGCACCCACGATGACTATCTTCTCAAGATTAATTACGGCTTGGGGGGGAGTCAGTTGTTCGTCAGTTCCTTGCAGTGGGGGCGATCCTATCCTGCCTGGGTATGGGCCTCGCTCCGGGAGGCTTGGCGACAGACGGCCTACTATGGTAAACGCTGGTTAAAAGCCGCGATCGCGCAGGAATCAACCCGTGAAGCCACCATTAGTCTCTGCTTTTGGTGGGGGTACTGGGTAGGGATTTGGCGCTTGTTTACCCTGAATCCCCAGAAACGCCAGCAGTTATTAGGGAGTGCGAAACCGCCATGCTAA
- a CDS encoding glycosyltransferase family 2 protein — protein MLTPNSPAPPAHPPHAAALAALPAHPPPPVAPPSPPQTWIIQSLNLAEPLPDLEAIPAQQGLYLVVWWHEIPLGHLELPAWQLPLSARDLYRHILPVITPTVGSYLLPAGFRAPLPGAFGDWYQEQTVDFATLMAVRQPLQQLWQDWQTRVAAQAAMSLSVIICTRDRPTSLARCLRSLQTLVNPPTEILVTAAGRKSLFPGSGGEAVAGFDFSRSTTIDKRGVGPQR, from the coding sequence ATGCTAACCCCCAACTCCCCTGCACCACCGGCTCACCCTCCCCATGCCGCTGCCCTCGCTGCTCTCCCCGCTCACCCCCCACCCCCCGTAGCCCCGCCTTCACCTCCCCAAACCTGGATCATCCAGTCTTTAAATCTGGCGGAGCCATTACCGGATCTAGAGGCTATCCCTGCCCAGCAAGGACTCTATCTGGTGGTGTGGTGGCACGAGATCCCCCTCGGCCATCTGGAGTTGCCCGCCTGGCAGTTGCCCTTGTCGGCTCGTGATCTCTACCGCCACATTCTGCCAGTGATTACCCCGACGGTGGGGAGTTACCTGTTGCCAGCCGGCTTTCGTGCGCCGTTACCAGGAGCCTTTGGGGATTGGTATCAGGAGCAAACGGTAGATTTTGCCACCTTGATGGCTGTGCGTCAGCCGCTACAGCAGTTATGGCAGGATTGGCAAACACGGGTAGCTGCCCAGGCGGCCATGAGTTTATCGGTGATTATTTGTACCCGCGATCGCCCAACGTCCCTAGCGCGATGTTTGCGATCGCTACAAACCTTAGTTAACCCACCCACCGAGATTCTGGTGACGGCAGCGGGTAGAAAGTCACTTTTCCCTGGCAGCGGTGGGGAAGCAGTTGCAGGCTTTGATTTTTCCCGATCAACGACTATCGACAAGCGGGGAGTAGGCCCCCAACGGTAG
- a CDS encoding glycosyltransferase family 2 protein has protein sequence MQTAIMSYAIVQLEVTDPLPSVTLTAEHSGIALIVRRCDRLVGYLLKPLATPCTLTPDDLAAWLAATLAPKLLQEALRAELVPPPDLSHFPSLSVAVCTKDRPDNVERLLRSLLPLQGAEEQPQFEILIVDNAPSNDRTQTVVAAYPRVRYVREPKAGLNFARNCALHTATGELLAFLDDDVTVDRQWLHGLREAWAENPDAGAFTGLVLPYELATSAQILFEQRGGFGRGFEKIRYGQVLPGNPLYPCGAGIFGAGCNMAFRRQVLLDLGGFDEALDTGKPLAGGGDLDSFYRVIRAGYPLVYEPQYAVYHQHRHELSQLRHQYWTWGLGFMAFVVKSMRTDPAMRGKLVRLIRWWVGDQCWQLGQSLSGHHVLSPSMILAEMWGGIVGLWGEYDRSQQRVAAIRRQFS, from the coding sequence ATGCAAACCGCCATCATGTCCTACGCGATCGTTCAGTTGGAAGTGACCGACCCCCTACCCTCTGTTACCCTCACTGCCGAGCATAGCGGCATCGCCCTGATTGTGCGTCGCTGCGATCGCCTTGTGGGCTACCTACTCAAACCCCTGGCCACACCCTGCACCCTCACGCCCGACGACCTGGCGGCTTGGCTGGCGGCCACACTGGCCCCGAAACTGTTGCAGGAAGCACTCCGAGCCGAACTGGTCCCCCCCCCTGATCTGAGCCATTTTCCCAGTCTGAGCGTTGCCGTGTGTACGAAAGATCGGCCTGACAATGTGGAACGCCTCCTGCGATCGCTCTTGCCGCTCCAGGGGGCGGAGGAGCAGCCCCAATTTGAAATCCTGATCGTGGATAATGCCCCCAGTAACGATCGTACGCAGACGGTTGTGGCTGCCTATCCACGTGTGCGCTACGTTCGTGAACCGAAGGCAGGGCTGAATTTTGCCCGTAACTGTGCCCTGCATACGGCGACGGGGGAACTGTTGGCTTTTCTGGATGATGATGTGACCGTCGATCGCCAATGGTTGCATGGCCTGCGGGAAGCCTGGGCCGAAAATCCGGATGCGGGTGCCTTTACCGGGCTGGTTCTTCCCTATGAATTGGCAACCTCAGCCCAGATTTTATTTGAACAACGGGGGGGCTTCGGGCGCGGTTTCGAGAAAATTCGCTATGGGCAGGTATTACCCGGTAATCCCCTCTATCCCTGCGGGGCGGGCATCTTTGGGGCGGGCTGCAATATGGCCTTCCGTCGCCAAGTCCTGCTGGATTTAGGCGGCTTTGATGAGGCGCTCGATACCGGCAAACCCTTAGCCGGCGGTGGGGATCTGGATAGCTTCTATCGGGTGATCCGGGCGGGCTATCCCCTGGTGTATGAACCGCAGTATGCCGTTTACCACCAGCATCGCCACGAGTTGAGTCAGCTACGCCACCAGTACTGGACCTGGGGATTGGGCTTCATGGCCTTTGTGGTCAAATCCATGCGCACTGATCCGGCCATGCGGGGAAAGCTGGTCCGCTTGATTCGCTGGTGGGTGGGGGATCAATGCTGGCAATTGGGGCAGAGCCTCAGTGGTCATCATGTCCTGTCCCCGTCGATGATTTTGGCGGAGATGTGGGGCGGTATCGTGGGGCTATGGGGTGAATATGACCGATCGCAGCAACGGGTGGCAGCCATTCGGAGGCAATTTTCATGA
- a CDS encoding sulfotransferase family protein: protein MIATPTTPVIDSLTLTAHLTAHPTVHPPGNVRAVSAQENRTPSSPTQRLLGQELVPAVNPDQPYQCHLRGWILSQGQPVTTIAVRYQQQVLRQTAVNLPSPDIASQYAQMPEVTGADRCRFELTFSLLGLPSPVDLEIRVAWDNPDAHTLDPQSDQIELTLATLRLRHPPLQTAYSPHFQPLILTSLGRTGSTWFMHLLSQHPQIITHRAHPYETRIAQYWLQMLRVLTQPADLTASTPHEGFEQNLHWIGANPFGRAGMLPPGPAQWLGQNYVVQLATFCQQSIDGFYAQLAQAQHQAMGDTERRCYFAEKWVISPNVELAWQLYPQAREVILVRDFRDMVCSMLAFNAKRGYASFGRQKVTTDAEFIRDRVLTFATKLLRRWQQRPQQIEVVRYEDLIQSPVPTLTRLLTYLDLLSDADMIAQMQTQALGDSPDWQAHRTSESVQTSIGRWRMDLPADLQDLCHAVLAEPLQAFGYDL, encoded by the coding sequence ATGATAGCAACCCCCACGACACCGGTTATTGATAGCCTGACCTTAACTGCCCATCTAACGGCCCATCCCACTGTCCATCCGCCTGGGAACGTTCGTGCAGTGTCTGCGCAGGAGAATCGTACCCCATCGTCACCAACCCAGCGTCTCCTTGGCCAGGAGCTTGTACCGGCAGTAAACCCCGATCAGCCTTACCAGTGTCACCTGCGGGGCTGGATTCTCAGTCAGGGCCAGCCCGTGACCACGATCGCTGTGCGCTACCAGCAGCAAGTCCTCCGGCAAACTGCCGTGAATTTACCTAGCCCAGATATTGCCAGCCAGTATGCGCAAATGCCTGAAGTAACTGGTGCCGATCGGTGTCGCTTCGAACTGACCTTTAGCCTGCTGGGCTTACCCTCCCCCGTTGACCTGGAAATTCGAGTGGCGTGGGACAACCCGGACGCTCACACTCTCGACCCTCAGAGCGATCAGATCGAACTTACCCTGGCAACCCTGCGCCTGCGCCATCCGCCCCTCCAGACAGCCTATTCCCCTCACTTTCAGCCGCTTATTCTGACCTCCCTGGGCCGCACGGGATCAACCTGGTTTATGCATCTGCTCAGCCAGCATCCCCAGATCATCACCCATCGGGCACATCCCTACGAAACCCGCATCGCCCAATACTGGCTCCAGATGTTGAGGGTGCTCACCCAACCCGCTGATCTTACAGCCTCCACCCCCCACGAGGGCTTTGAGCAAAATTTGCATTGGATTGGAGCCAATCCCTTTGGCCGCGCAGGTATGTTGCCACCGGGTCCAGCCCAGTGGTTAGGCCAGAATTACGTGGTGCAATTGGCCACCTTCTGTCAGCAAAGTATTGATGGATTTTACGCGCAATTGGCCCAGGCACAGCACCAGGCGATGGGGGACACGGAACGGCGGTGCTATTTTGCGGAGAAATGGGTCATTAGCCCCAACGTTGAACTGGCTTGGCAGCTTTATCCCCAGGCGCGGGAGGTAATTCTGGTGCGGGATTTCCGCGATATGGTGTGTTCGATGCTGGCCTTTAATGCCAAGCGGGGCTACGCTAGTTTTGGCCGCCAGAAGGTCACCACTGATGCCGAGTTTATTCGCGATCGCGTCCTTACGTTTGCAACGAAACTGCTCCGCCGCTGGCAACAACGCCCCCAGCAAATCGAGGTGGTGCGCTATGAAGACTTAATCCAGTCCCCGGTCCCCACCTTAACGCGATTACTGACCTATCTCGATCTCCTGTCCGATGCCGATATGATCGCCCAGATGCAAACCCAGGCGTTAGGGGATTCCCCGGATTGGCAGGCGCACCGCACTAGCGAGAGTGTGCAAACTTCCATTGGACGCTGGCGTATGGACCTGCCCGCCGACCTGCAAGACCTCTGCCATGCGGTGCTAGCCGAACCGTTACAGGCATTTGGCTATGATTTATAA
- a CDS encoding DUF192 domain-containing protein: protein MVSSPLLVSLLLSVTLAGCATTASDTPIVRSPVTHPSPPTPTVSPTPEPSTFLGQMLPITAQATIAGEVIQLEVAKTAYEQAMGLMYRVDLPANRGMLFPFDPPRRVSFWMKNVQIPLDMVFINNGKVVAIAANVSPCTVLECPLYGPPQPVDHVLELRGGRAKELNLKVGDTIAVKFL from the coding sequence ATGGTTTCCTCCCCACTCCTGGTTAGTTTGTTGCTCAGCGTTACCCTGGCGGGCTGTGCCACCACTGCCTCCGATACGCCGATCGTCCGCTCTCCGGTCACCCATCCCTCACCCCCAACCCCAACCGTTTCCCCCACGCCAGAACCCTCCACCTTCCTCGGACAAATGCTACCAATTACGGCCCAAGCCACGATCGCGGGTGAAGTCATTCAACTAGAAGTAGCCAAGACCGCCTATGAGCAAGCAATGGGTTTAATGTACCGGGTTGATTTACCTGCCAATCGCGGTATGTTATTCCCCTTTGATCCCCCGCGTCGAGTCAGTTTCTGGATGAAGAATGTGCAGATCCCCCTGGATATGGTGTTTATCAACAATGGCAAAGTCGTGGCGATCGCTGCTAATGTTTCCCCCTGTACCGTTCTAGAGTGTCCCCTCTATGGCCCCCCCCAGCCTGTCGATCACGTGTTGGAATTGCGAGGTGGCAGGGCTAAAGAACTCAATTTGAAAGTGGGAGATACGATCGCTGTCAAGTTTTTGTAG
- a CDS encoding glycosyltransferase family protein, with amino-acid sequence MIEINDSHCDPASDDDYPASLKVEYQSLNPHGQYLTFASRSALDNTAEIPLNSVDCLVLNQSLGEVFPILPTLTQFLRDDGLIIACVSNVHHWRVLVNLFQGNWPLALTHPSQSYPSQFFSWSSLRSLIQQAGLQLLDIQVIEQPAKDLDRFIQDLSPLLQALSINPQDFQQRSRVSHFLLRATKQPLTTPKLFIQTYVAVSGACGPVRVYDPDQFSATIPHTRIHQVEKERGDTIRLNVARPDEAKVFIWQRTLSRYPDDLASQKALLDRGYLIVSEWDDDPRFWQQEQDHDFFRIRSSHCVQVATESLATFITQLNPHVKVFANQLTRLPARRNDLNTEQPIIFLGGVRYPEDWQPIVPALNRVLARFPHVAIKVIHAQDFFNALETPNKTFYPLCPPAKYHDILHTCHIGILPLADTEFNRMKSDLKFLEHAGHQAVALASPTVYGHSLIDGQTGYLYHSPVEFEEKLAHLIEHPDQRQTIADNAYQWVRDHRLLSQHYRERRNWYLQMLADRDRLTADLKHRVPELFQ; translated from the coding sequence GTGATCGAAATTAATGATTCGCATTGTGATCCTGCTAGCGATGATGATTATCCTGCCAGTCTAAAGGTTGAGTATCAGTCGCTGAATCCCCACGGCCAGTACTTAACCTTTGCCAGTCGTTCAGCCTTAGATAATACGGCAGAGATACCTTTGAATAGTGTGGATTGTCTGGTGCTTAACCAGAGCTTGGGAGAAGTGTTCCCCATACTGCCCACTCTAACTCAATTTTTACGGGATGATGGCCTCATCATTGCCTGTGTCTCAAATGTCCATCATTGGCGTGTATTGGTGAATCTGTTTCAGGGGAATTGGCCTTTAGCACTCACCCATCCGAGTCAGTCCTATCCTTCACAGTTTTTCTCATGGAGCAGCTTACGATCGCTGATCCAACAAGCTGGATTACAGCTACTGGACATTCAGGTTATCGAGCAACCAGCAAAAGACTTAGATCGATTTATACAAGACTTATCACCGTTATTACAGGCCCTCTCGATCAACCCCCAAGACTTTCAGCAGCGATCGCGGGTTAGTCATTTTCTCCTACGGGCAACTAAGCAACCGCTGACTACTCCTAAATTATTCATCCAAACCTATGTTGCTGTGTCAGGCGCTTGTGGTCCCGTCCGCGTCTATGATCCTGATCAATTTAGTGCGACGATTCCCCATACCCGCATCCACCAGGTCGAAAAAGAGCGCGGGGATACCATTCGACTTAATGTTGCCCGCCCGGATGAGGCTAAGGTCTTCATTTGGCAACGGACTTTATCCCGCTATCCGGATGATCTAGCAAGTCAGAAAGCCTTACTCGATCGCGGCTATTTAATTGTATCTGAGTGGGATGATGATCCACGTTTCTGGCAACAGGAACAAGACCATGACTTTTTCCGAATTCGCAGTTCCCATTGTGTGCAGGTAGCCACAGAATCGCTTGCCACCTTCATTACCCAACTCAATCCCCATGTTAAAGTCTTTGCTAATCAACTCACCCGCCTACCGGCGCGTCGCAACGATCTCAACACTGAACAACCAATTATTTTTTTAGGCGGGGTTCGCTATCCGGAGGATTGGCAGCCGATCGTGCCTGCCCTCAATCGTGTTCTAGCTAGATTCCCTCACGTTGCCATTAAGGTTATCCACGCCCAGGATTTTTTTAACGCCCTGGAAACTCCAAATAAGACCTTTTATCCCCTCTGTCCACCCGCGAAATACCACGATATCCTCCACACCTGCCACATCGGAATCTTACCCCTCGCTGATACGGAATTTAACCGCATGAAATCGGATCTCAAGTTCCTGGAACACGCGGGACATCAGGCTGTGGCCCTGGCCAGCCCAACGGTTTATGGCCATTCCCTGATCGATGGGCAAACCGGTTACCTCTACCATTCACCGGTTGAATTTGAAGAAAAATTAGCCCACCTGATTGAACATCCTGATCAGCGACAAACGATCGCGGACAATGCATACCAATGGGTGCGGGATCACCGGCTCCTCAGTCAGCATTATCGGGAACGGCGCAACTGGTATTTACAGATGCTTGCCGATCGCGATCGGCTAACAGCGGATCTCAAACATCGGGTACCTGAACTGTTCCAGTAG
- a CDS encoding 4Fe-4S single cluster domain-containing protein, giving the protein MSSSMTNPALDFQSQIPPGYLNIMGYVDESEVNGPGCRAVVWVQGCLRECPGCFNPASWEFKVNQLIPVEELAAKILSNPRNQGVTFSGGEPFWQAPALAALARLVKAQGLNVMSFTGFTLAQLRSRQAPPGAQELLDELDILVDGPYLQEKAIHSPDSLVSSSNQRVHIFNPALENCQSWASDQVEIHILKDGTRIVTGYQGQVLLTD; this is encoded by the coding sequence ATGTCGTCATCAATGACTAACCCTGCACTTGATTTTCAATCCCAAATCCCACCGGGCTACCTCAACATCATGGGCTATGTGGATGAGTCGGAGGTAAACGGGCCGGGGTGTCGGGCGGTTGTCTGGGTGCAGGGGTGTCTGCGGGAGTGTCCGGGATGCTTTAATCCGGCGTCCTGGGAGTTTAAGGTCAACCAGTTAATCCCCGTTGAAGAACTGGCGGCCAAAATTCTCAGCAATCCCCGCAATCAAGGGGTGACTTTTTCAGGCGGGGAACCTTTTTGGCAAGCACCAGCTTTAGCCGCCCTCGCCCGCTTGGTGAAGGCACAGGGCTTGAACGTGATGTCCTTTACGGGGTTTACGCTGGCGCAATTACGATCGCGCCAAGCACCACCCGGTGCGCAGGAATTGCTCGATGAACTTGATATTTTGGTAGATGGCCCCTATCTTCAGGAGAAAGCGATTCACTCGCCTGATTCGTTAGTCTCGTCGAGCAATCAACGGGTCCATATTTTCAATCCTGCTTTAGAAAATTGTCAGAGTTGGGCCAGCGATCAGGTTGAAATTCATATTTTGAAGGATGGCACCCGCATTGTTACTGGCTATCAAGGCCAAGTTTTACTTACGGATTGA
- a CDS encoding alpha-mannosidase, which translates to MSPMPANTIVPPAIPQTIAQLAQCSRCSCQTQWHVQITPSGSVVPLAGPGRPDGWESWPIATLNGKGHLAWPKGQQEAWFVQAILIPSQLQGYPIAGLSLRLALHWWAEVAEVWVNGELRQVGDLFDCKTRVLLSEAIVPGMMFRVAVRLVSPGHDPGALVASELVVENPDSEAPEPGFVADELAVITQYLQTFIPEQLPTLATYLMPIAEKLSAMATQMSGDRAEFDRCLADLRQQLQTWEIQPGQTLPYWLKQRQIGLLGHAHLDLAWLWPIAETWEAAERTFTSVLNLQADFPELIFGHSSPALYAWIETHQPELFEQIQAQVKAGRWEIIAGLWVEPDLNLIQGESLVRQVLYGQRYVQEKFGLLNRIAWLPDSFGFCWQLPQILRQAGIDYFVTQKLRWNDTTQPSEDLFWWQSPDGSQVLSLMSAPIGEDISPVKMATYACEWEQKTGALNALWLPGVGDHGGGPTRDMLAVARRWQRSPFFPQLKFQTALEFLDQFKNKDSKFKIQNSELYLEFHRGCYTTHADQKAWNRRCETRLYEAELFASLAQMIAVGAGEDRTNDIATTKAQLTTAWQQVLFNQFHDILPGTAIPEVYADADRAWQAAEQTAQRILDQALTDISDRIALPEPPVTGAIPLVVFNSLNWARSQVVSVTVPNADAQWQIYDLAGQPLPTQPITPEAHTDPPQIAFLTPPIPGVGYHLFWLAQHPSPPNSKSKNLKSKIPKSQIPLVQRTGAYTLENAYLQVSIDPATGDLSRVWDKLTQREILKAPGNQLQAFRDAGQYWDAWNIDPNYAQHPLPPPELQVLQWLETGPVLARLRVIRRLGQSTFWQDYLLEADRPVLIIKTRVSWQERHTLVKVAFPLSVEADFATYEIACGAIARPLHSTQPADQAKWEVPALRWADLTHTPSAPDTPADPPAIYGVSLLNDGKYGYDAQPDQLRLTLLRGATWPDPEADRGDHYFTYALYPHTGTWQTAHTVRRGYELNVPLRPHFLSPKTERSPSATLPAIGTLLTLPAENLVLMALKPAEDSTQQWVLRGYECHGQPTEMRLSSDLMLVLGASVDLLERSITTEPNAIAASVIAASAVVSPSHLPENVQRVSSVIPAWKIISYLVSPAHNHA; encoded by the coding sequence ATGTCTCCTATGCCTGCCAATACGATCGTCCCTCCCGCAATTCCCCAAACGATCGCCCAGTTAGCCCAATGTAGCCGTTGTTCTTGTCAGACGCAGTGGCATGTTCAGATCACGCCGTCGGGGAGTGTTGTCCCACTGGCAGGACCGGGTAGACCGGATGGGTGGGAAAGCTGGCCGATCGCGACGCTGAATGGGAAGGGGCATCTGGCATGGCCCAAGGGGCAGCAGGAAGCCTGGTTTGTACAGGCAATCCTGATTCCTAGTCAGTTGCAGGGATACCCGATCGCGGGCCTCAGCTTACGGCTGGCGCTCCACTGGTGGGCGGAAGTGGCGGAGGTCTGGGTGAATGGGGAATTGCGGCAGGTTGGGGATTTATTTGACTGCAAAACCCGTGTGTTATTGAGTGAGGCGATCGTGCCGGGGATGATGTTTCGGGTGGCTGTCCGGCTGGTAAGTCCGGGGCATGATCCGGGGGCATTGGTGGCGTCAGAGTTAGTTGTGGAAAATCCTGATTCAGAGGCTCCGGAACCGGGGTTTGTGGCGGATGAATTAGCCGTGATTACCCAATATCTCCAGACGTTTATCCCAGAACAATTGCCCACTTTGGCGACGTATTTAATGCCGATCGCAGAAAAACTATCAGCAATGGCAACTCAGATGAGCGGCGATCGGGCTGAGTTTGATCGTTGCCTTGCCGATCTGCGCCAACAGTTGCAAACCTGGGAGATTCAACCAGGGCAAACGTTACCGTATTGGTTGAAACAACGCCAGATTGGGCTTTTAGGTCATGCCCATTTAGATCTAGCATGGTTATGGCCGATCGCGGAAACTTGGGAAGCGGCTGAACGGACCTTCACTTCTGTGCTCAATTTACAAGCTGACTTTCCTGAATTGATTTTTGGTCACTCCAGTCCAGCGTTGTATGCCTGGATAGAAACCCATCAACCTGAACTATTTGAGCAAATTCAAGCCCAGGTTAAGGCAGGTCGTTGGGAGATCATCGCCGGACTGTGGGTGGAGCCAGATTTGAACCTAATTCAGGGTGAATCTTTGGTGCGGCAAGTCCTCTATGGACAACGCTATGTCCAGGAAAAATTTGGGTTGTTGAATCGCATTGCCTGGTTACCGGATAGCTTTGGCTTCTGTTGGCAATTACCCCAGATTCTCCGGCAAGCGGGGATTGATTATTTTGTGACCCAAAAGTTGCGCTGGAACGACACGACCCAACCCAGTGAGGATCTGTTCTGGTGGCAGTCCCCCGATGGGAGTCAGGTGTTGAGTTTGATGTCGGCCCCGATCGGTGAGGATATTTCTCCAGTCAAAATGGCCACCTATGCCTGTGAGTGGGAACAAAAAACAGGAGCGTTAAATGCCCTCTGGTTACCGGGTGTCGGTGATCATGGCGGCGGACCCACTCGCGATATGTTGGCAGTGGCGCGTCGTTGGCAGCGATCGCCCTTTTTCCCACAATTAAAATTTCAAACTGCCCTGGAATTTCTGGATCAATTCAAAAATAAAGATTCAAAATTCAAAATTCAAAATTCGGAACTGTATCTAGAATTCCATCGAGGATGTTATACAACCCATGCGGATCAGAAGGCATGGAATCGTCGCTGCGAAACGCGACTCTATGAGGCGGAATTGTTTGCATCGCTTGCCCAGATGATTGCTGTAGGAGCAGGCGAAGACCGGACCAATGACATCGCGACGACTAAAGCGCAATTAACCACGGCTTGGCAACAGGTTTTATTTAACCAGTTCCATGATATTTTGCCCGGTACGGCGATTCCAGAGGTCTATGCCGACGCCGATCGCGCTTGGCAGGCAGCAGAACAAACGGCCCAGAGGATTCTTGATCAGGCGTTGACCGATATCAGCGATCGTATCGCTCTGCCTGAACCGCCGGTGACGGGCGCAATTCCCTTAGTGGTGTTTAACAGTTTGAACTGGGCGCGATCGCAGGTGGTTAGCGTGACCGTTCCGAATGCTGATGCCCAATGGCAAATTTACGATTTGGCCGGTCAACCGCTCCCCACCCAGCCGATTACACCCGAAGCTCACACCGATCCGCCACAAATTGCTTTCCTCACGCCCCCAATTCCTGGCGTCGGCTATCACCTTTTCTGGCTAGCCCAACACCCCTCACCGCCTAACTCTAAATCTAAAAATCTAAAATCTAAAATTCCCAAATCTCAAATCCCACTGGTGCAGCGCACAGGGGCCTACACCCTGGAAAATGCCTATTTACAGGTCAGTATTGATCCGGCAACAGGCGATCTCAGTCGGGTGTGGGATAAACTGACGCAGCGGGAAATCCTGAAAGCACCCGGAAATCAATTACAAGCCTTTAGGGATGCTGGCCAGTATTGGGATGCCTGGAACATTGATCCAAACTATGCTCAACATCCTTTGCCGCCGCCTGAACTTCAGGTCTTGCAGTGGCTAGAAACAGGTCCTGTACTTGCCCGATTGCGGGTTATCCGTCGCTTGGGACAATCCACTTTTTGGCAGGATTATCTTCTTGAGGCCGATCGTCCAGTGTTAATCATTAAAACCAGGGTGAGCTGGCAGGAACGCCATACCCTGGTAAAGGTGGCTTTTCCCCTCAGTGTGGAAGCCGATTTTGCGACCTATGAAATAGCCTGTGGCGCGATCGCACGTCCCCTGCATTCCACCCAACCGGCTGACCAGGCCAAATGGGAAGTGCCCGCCCTCCGTTGGGCTGATTTAACTCACACGCCGAGTGCGCCAGACACCCCGGCTGATCCGCCGGCAATTTATGGGGTCAGTTTGCTCAATGATGGCAAATATGGCTACGATGCCCAACCGGATCAACTACGCCTCACCCTGCTGCGGGGGGCCACTTGGCCCGATCCAGAGGCCGATCGCGGCGACCATTACTTTACCTATGCGCTCTATCCCCACACAGGCACCTGGCAGACGGCTCACACCGTCCGGCGGGGTTACGAGTTGAATGTGCCACTTCGCCCCCATTTCCTATCTCCGAAGACAGAGCGTTCCCCCTCGGCAACCTTGCCCGCGATCGGGACACTTCTGACCCTACCAGCCGAGAATCTAGTGCTTATGGCCTTAAAACCAGCCGAGGACTCGACGCAACAATGGGTGCTGCGCGGTTATGAATGCCACGGTCAACCCACCGAGATGCGTCTTAGCTCTGATTTAATGCTTGTTTTGGGAGCATCCGTTGATTTATTAGAACGATCAATCACAACTGAACCTAACGCGATCGCAGCAAGTGTGATCGCAGCAAGTGCGGTCGTTTCTCCAAGCCATCTACCGGAAAACGTCCAGCGTGTCTCATCGGTTATCCCCGCTTGGAAAATCATCAGTTATCTTGTCAGCCCAGCCCACAATCATGCTTGA